The following coding sequences are from one Frigoribacterium sp. Leaf415 window:
- a CDS encoding phosphoglyceromutase: MTSTLILLRHGNSEWNAKNLFTGWVDVRLTEQGRREAKRAGELLREADLLPDILYTSRLTRAIQTADIALEEADRLWIDVKRSWRLNERHYGALQGKDKAQTLEQYGPEQFQTWRRSFDVPPPPLDDDSEFSQAHDKRYAELGIDAPRTESLALVIERMLPYWHSDITESLAAGDVTLVVAHGNSLRALVKHLDGIGDDEIAELNIPTGIPLVYELDDDFVPTGPARYLDPEAAAAGAAAVANQGKK; the protein is encoded by the coding sequence ATGACTTCGACCCTCATCCTCCTGCGTCACGGCAACAGCGAATGGAACGCGAAGAACCTCTTCACCGGATGGGTCGACGTGCGGCTCACCGAGCAGGGCCGCCGAGAGGCCAAGCGTGCCGGCGAGCTGCTGCGCGAGGCCGACCTGCTGCCCGACATCCTCTACACGTCGCGCCTGACCCGGGCGATCCAGACCGCCGACATCGCCCTCGAAGAGGCCGACCGCCTCTGGATCGACGTCAAGCGCTCGTGGCGTCTCAACGAGCGCCACTACGGCGCGCTCCAGGGCAAGGACAAGGCGCAGACGCTCGAGCAGTACGGCCCCGAGCAGTTCCAGACCTGGCGTCGCTCGTTCGACGTGCCGCCGCCCCCGCTCGACGACGACAGCGAGTTCTCGCAGGCGCACGACAAGCGTTACGCCGAACTCGGCATCGACGCCCCGCGCACCGAGTCGCTCGCCCTCGTCATCGAGCGCATGCTGCCCTACTGGCACAGCGACATCACCGAGAGCCTGGCCGCCGGTGACGTCACCCTCGTCGTCGCCCACGGCAACTCGCTGCGTGCGCTGGTCAAGCACCTCGACGGCATCGGCGACGACGAGATCGCCGAGCTGAACATCCCCACGGGCATCCCGCTCGTCTACGAGCTCGACGACGATTTCGTGCCGACCGGCCCGGCCCGCTACCTCGACCCCGAGGCCGCCGCCGCCGGTGCCGCAGCGGTCGCGAACCAGGGCAAGAAATAG
- the ygfZ gene encoding CAF17-like 4Fe-4S cluster assembly/insertion protein YgfZ, whose amino-acid sequence MTDAGDPSLETTGPVVSPFSSRDGFVDDGSGVAAHYGNPLGEQRLLARGAAVVDLSDRGVLTVTGPDRLSWLNSLTSQALVGLAPGVSTETLLLDANGRLEHAARVLDDGETTWLLVDRSEVDPLGTWLDRMRFMLRVEVADRTGDVATIGSMHDLRGGGDGADPLVPVLTSHDTALVWVDPWHEVTAGGHSYADSDRHPGHDWTYRESLVRRSDLDALAAFPAERLAVAGTLALEALRIEAWRPRLSTEVDERTIPHELDWMRSAVHLTKGCYRGQETVAKVHNIGHPPRRLVMLHLDGSDGVLPQRGAEVVLAPVAGSAPDEADAAGGAVPVPEATAPRSVGHVTSVALHHELGPVALALVKRGIDESAPLAVVVDGLVIAAAQEIVVPASAGAAAGVPRLPRLGAVRR is encoded by the coding sequence TTGACTGACGCCGGCGACCCGAGCCTCGAGACCACGGGCCCCGTGGTCTCGCCCTTCTCGTCGCGTGACGGCTTCGTCGACGACGGTTCGGGCGTGGCGGCGCACTACGGCAACCCGCTCGGCGAACAGCGCCTGCTCGCCCGGGGCGCGGCGGTCGTCGACCTGTCCGACCGCGGCGTGCTGACCGTGACGGGGCCCGACCGGCTCAGCTGGCTCAACTCGCTGACGAGCCAGGCCCTCGTCGGTCTCGCGCCGGGAGTCTCGACCGAGACCCTGTTGCTCGACGCCAACGGTCGCCTCGAGCACGCCGCCCGCGTCCTCGACGACGGTGAGACCACCTGGTTGCTCGTCGACCGCTCCGAGGTCGACCCCCTCGGCACCTGGCTCGACCGGATGCGCTTCATGCTGCGCGTCGAGGTCGCCGACCGCACGGGCGACGTCGCGACGATCGGCTCGATGCACGACCTGCGCGGCGGTGGCGACGGCGCCGATCCGCTCGTCCCGGTCCTGACGTCGCACGACACGGCGCTCGTCTGGGTCGACCCCTGGCACGAGGTGACCGCCGGCGGCCACAGCTACGCCGACTCCGACCGTCACCCGGGGCACGACTGGACCTACCGCGAGAGTCTCGTCCGACGCTCCGACCTCGACGCGCTCGCGGCCTTCCCGGCCGAGCGGCTCGCCGTGGCGGGCACCCTCGCCCTCGAGGCCCTGCGCATCGAGGCGTGGCGTCCTCGCCTCTCGACCGAGGTCGACGAGCGCACCATCCCGCACGAGCTCGACTGGATGCGCAGCGCGGTGCACCTCACCAAGGGGTGCTATCGCGGCCAAGAGACCGTCGCCAAGGTGCACAACATCGGCCACCCGCCGCGGCGGCTCGTCATGCTCCACCTGGACGGCAGCGACGGCGTGCTGCCCCAGCGAGGTGCCGAGGTCGTGCTGGCCCCGGTCGCGGGCAGCGCCCCCGACGAGGCCGACGCCGCAGGAGGCGCGGTGCCCGTCCCCGAGGCGACCGCACCCAGGTCGGTCGGTCACGTCACGAGCGTCGCCTTGCACCACGAGCTCGGTCCGGTCGCCCTCGCGCTCGTCAAGCGCGGCATCGACGAGTCCGCCCCGCTGGCCGTCGTCGTCGACGGCCTGGTGATCGCGGCCGCACAAGAGATCGTCGTGCCCGCTTCGGCCGGTGCCGCCGCGGGTGTTCCCCGGCTGCCGCGCCTCGGCGCCGTCCGCCGCTGA
- a CDS encoding FUSC family protein has product MTGPTRGGGLRRGWHRASSSFDVRDATARTIASGPAIVQIVLAVAGAYAITHYGLGHAIPLLAVTITISSLGLARDARPRRVLENAVGVLIGIALSEVLLMVVGKGLWQIALVLFVTLLVARFFSSSSAFAAAAATQSMLVMLLPDPDGGAFVRSIDGAVGGAVALLVTAIVPRDPVGLARHDARHLFDEVDRAFAALVGALRTDDAPRADDALERLRSTQPVLDDWSSTLESAESIARLSPFLRSRLPDLRQQATVRRYVDLAVRNLRVVARRLDTQLGDGVDRSALADLLESTSRAVAVLGRSVHDVEQRPVAREALSAVARRLDPAVVLPGAPVTEAMVVLMLRPLLVDLLMATGLDHDEARARLARV; this is encoded by the coding sequence GTGACCGGGCCGACGCGCGGCGGCGGGCTGCGACGCGGCTGGCACCGCGCCTCCTCGTCCTTCGACGTGCGCGACGCGACGGCGCGCACGATCGCGTCCGGCCCGGCGATCGTCCAGATCGTGCTCGCCGTGGCCGGGGCCTACGCCATCACGCACTACGGACTCGGGCACGCGATCCCCCTGCTGGCCGTGACCATCACGATCTCGTCCCTCGGCCTGGCCCGCGACGCCCGCCCGCGACGGGTGCTCGAGAACGCCGTCGGCGTGCTGATCGGCATCGCGCTCAGCGAGGTGCTGCTGATGGTGGTGGGCAAGGGGCTGTGGCAGATCGCCCTCGTGCTGTTCGTGACGCTGCTGGTCGCCCGGTTCTTCTCGTCGAGCAGCGCCTTCGCCGCGGCTGCCGCGACCCAGTCGATGCTCGTCATGCTGCTGCCCGACCCCGACGGCGGGGCGTTCGTCCGCAGCATCGACGGCGCCGTCGGGGGAGCGGTGGCGTTGCTCGTCACGGCCATCGTGCCCCGTGACCCGGTCGGCCTGGCCCGCCACGACGCCCGGCACCTGTTCGACGAGGTCGACCGGGCCTTCGCGGCGCTCGTCGGTGCCCTCCGCACCGACGACGCCCCACGGGCCGACGACGCCCTCGAGCGGCTGCGGTCGACGCAGCCGGTGCTCGACGACTGGTCGTCCACCCTCGAGTCGGCCGAGTCCATCGCCCGGCTGTCGCCGTTCCTGCGGTCGAGGCTGCCCGACCTGCGGCAGCAGGCGACCGTGCGGCGCTACGTCGACCTCGCCGTGCGCAACCTGCGGGTGGTCGCCCGGCGGCTCGACACGCAGCTCGGCGACGGCGTCGACCGGTCGGCTCTGGCCGACCTGCTCGAGTCGACCTCGCGTGCGGTCGCCGTGCTCGGCCGGTCGGTGCACGATGTCGAGCAGCGGCCCGTCGCCCGCGAGGCCCTGTCGGCCGTCGCCCGTCGACTCGACCCGGCCGTCGTGCTGCCCGGCGCGCCCGTGACCGAGGCGATGGTCGTGCTCATGTTGCGCCCGCTGCTCGTCGACCTCCTGATGGCCACCGGACTGGACCACGACGAGGCCCGCGCCCGACTCGCCCGCGTCTGA